A genomic stretch from Thermomonospora umbrina includes:
- the nrdR gene encoding transcriptional regulator NrdR, which yields MHCPFCRNPDSRVIDSRSTEDGAAIRRRRACPECGRRFTTQETVLQMVAKRSGVTEPFSREKIIAGVRRACQGRPVDEDALAKLGQRVEETIRATGVAEIASHEVGLAILGPLRELDEVAYLRFASVYRGFESLEDFEREIESLRTAFTAARGRHDD from the coding sequence GTGCACTGCCCGTTCTGCCGTAACCCCGACAGCAGGGTGATCGACAGCCGTTCCACCGAGGACGGCGCGGCCATCCGGCGCCGCCGGGCCTGCCCCGAGTGCGGCAGGCGGTTCACGACCCAGGAGACCGTGCTCCAGATGGTGGCCAAGCGCAGCGGGGTCACCGAGCCGTTCTCCCGGGAGAAGATCATCGCCGGGGTGCGCCGGGCGTGTCAGGGCCGGCCCGTGGACGAGGACGCGCTGGCGAAGTTGGGCCAGCGGGTGGAGGAGACGATCCGCGCGACGGGGGTCGCCGAGATCGCCTCGCACGAGGTCGGCCTGGCCATCCTGGGGCCGCTGCGGGAACTCGACGAGGTGGCCTACCTGCGATTCGCCTCCGTGTACCGGGGGTTCGAGTCGCTGGAGGACTTCGAGAGGGAGATCGAGTCGCTGCGCACCGCGTTCACCGCGGCGCGCGGCCGGCACGACGACTAG
- a CDS encoding aldo/keto reductase codes for MTVPNIVLNNGVPMPQLGYGVWQVEDAEAEKAVATALDAGYRSIDTAALYYNEQGVGRAVRSSDVPREELFLTTKLWNTEHEYDRALAAFDQSMGRLGLDVLDLYLIHWPVPAQDRYMDAWRALERLYRDGRVRAIGVSNFTVETLTRLLDEGDVPPAVNQIELHPTLAQAELRAFHRENGIATEAWSPLGQGRGLLEEPTLVRLSAAHGRTPAQIVLRWHLQLGNIVIPKSVTPSRIAENLDVFGFELSPEDMAEISALDVGRRLGPDPATMSF; via the coding sequence ATGACCGTTCCGAACATCGTGTTGAACAACGGCGTGCCGATGCCGCAACTGGGCTACGGGGTCTGGCAGGTCGAGGACGCCGAGGCCGAGAAGGCCGTCGCGACCGCCCTGGACGCGGGCTATCGCAGCATCGACACGGCCGCGCTGTACTACAACGAACAGGGCGTCGGACGGGCCGTCCGGTCCTCCGACGTGCCCCGTGAGGAGCTGTTCCTCACCACGAAGCTCTGGAACACCGAGCACGAGTACGACCGGGCGCTCGCGGCGTTCGACCAGAGCATGGGCCGGCTGGGGCTGGACGTCCTGGACCTCTACCTGATCCATTGGCCGGTGCCCGCGCAGGACAGGTACATGGACGCCTGGAGGGCCCTGGAACGGCTCTACCGCGACGGACGGGTCCGGGCCATCGGGGTCTCCAACTTCACCGTCGAGACGCTCACGCGGCTGTTGGACGAGGGCGACGTGCCCCCGGCCGTCAACCAGATCGAGCTGCATCCGACGCTGGCGCAGGCGGAACTGCGCGCGTTCCACCGTGAGAACGGCATCGCGACCGAGGCGTGGAGCCCGTTGGGCCAGGGCCGGGGCCTCCTGGAGGAGCCGACGCTGGTGCGGCTGTCGGCCGCGCACGGCAGGACGCCGGCGCAGATCGTGCTCCGCTGGCACCTCCAGCTCGGCAACATCGTGATCCCCAAGTCGGTGACGCCGTCGCGGATCGCCGAGAACCTCGACGTGTTCGGCTTCGAGCTGAGCCCGGAGGACATGGCCGAGATCTCCGCCCTGGACGTGGGTCGACGGCTCGGCCCCGACCCGGCGACCATGAGCTTCTGA
- a CDS encoding DoxX family protein, with translation MRTRPLYDLVALLARIGVGGVFLAHGWQKIQVGVTATAEGFDRMDVPAPTAAAIYATFAELLGGLALIAGIGLPVAGTLLFLEMAGALVFVHAGNGPFLVDGGRVENGFELVLVLGLASLLFAAGGGGRLSLDQRLFPRAAPEAPETPAGGRSRRLRRKRGKPPVAEPPEEIPPPTDVVDGDRDVFVAGRRRPADGPGLP, from the coding sequence ATGCGCACTCGGCCGCTGTACGACCTCGTCGCGCTGCTCGCCAGGATCGGTGTCGGCGGGGTCTTCCTCGCCCACGGCTGGCAGAAGATCCAGGTCGGCGTGACCGCCACCGCGGAGGGCTTCGACCGGATGGACGTCCCCGCCCCCACCGCCGCCGCCATCTACGCCACGTTCGCCGAGCTGCTCGGCGGCCTCGCCCTGATCGCCGGGATCGGCCTGCCGGTGGCGGGCACGCTGCTGTTCCTGGAGATGGCGGGGGCGCTGGTGTTCGTGCACGCCGGGAACGGCCCGTTCCTCGTCGACGGGGGCCGGGTCGAGAACGGCTTCGAACTGGTGCTGGTGCTGGGCCTGGCGAGCCTGCTCTTCGCGGCGGGCGGGGGCGGCCGGCTGTCGCTGGACCAACGCCTCTTCCCTCGCGCCGCTCCGGAGGCCCCCGAGACGCCCGCCGGAGGTCGGTCGCGCCGACTTCGCCGGAAACGCGGGAAGCCGCCCGTGGCGGAGCCCCCGGAGGAGATCCCGCCTCCCACCGATGTCGTCGACGGCGACCGGGACGTGTTCGTGGCCGGGCGTCGCAGACCCGCCGACGGCCCCGGCCTCCCCTAG
- a CDS encoding MerR family transcriptional regulator has translation MGDGAEFFTIGRLAERTGLTARTIRFWSDAGVVPPAGRSANGYRIYDAAAVARLDLVRTLRDLGFGLEEVRAVLARTTGLAEVARVHVAALDAEIRTLRLRRSVLSAVARHGKTIEETMVTHRLAGLTATERRRLIDDFVNGVFEGIDPEAPAMGIATGMRAVELPDDPTPEQVDAWLELAELVHDEGFRRRVREMAVAGENGGPGTGHAVDPGLVAEHTGRALAEGIAPDSPEGGRVLDLIVAPDTPAERRAEILQGLETFTDARVERYWRLVGIINAYPPFPSAVPGFEWLIAALGAHPRA, from the coding sequence ATGGGCGACGGCGCTGAGTTCTTCACCATCGGCAGGTTGGCCGAGCGCACCGGGCTGACGGCGCGCACGATCCGCTTCTGGTCCGACGCCGGGGTGGTGCCGCCCGCCGGGCGGTCCGCGAACGGCTACCGGATCTACGACGCGGCGGCGGTGGCGCGCCTGGACCTGGTCCGCACGCTGCGGGACCTCGGGTTCGGGCTGGAGGAGGTGAGGGCCGTGCTGGCCCGCACCACCGGCCTCGCGGAGGTGGCGCGGGTGCACGTCGCGGCGCTGGACGCGGAGATCCGGACGCTGCGGCTACGCCGGTCGGTGCTGAGCGCGGTCGCCCGCCACGGCAAGACGATCGAGGAGACGATGGTGACGCACCGACTGGCCGGGCTGACCGCGACGGAACGACGGCGACTGATCGACGACTTCGTCAACGGGGTGTTCGAGGGGATCGACCCCGAGGCCCCCGCGATGGGCATCGCGACCGGAATGCGGGCCGTGGAGCTGCCCGACGACCCGACCCCCGAGCAGGTGGACGCCTGGCTCGAACTCGCCGAACTGGTCCACGACGAGGGGTTCCGGCGGCGGGTCCGAGAGATGGCGGTGGCGGGGGAGAACGGCGGTCCGGGCACCGGGCACGCCGTCGACCCGGGGCTCGTGGCCGAGCACACGGGGCGCGCCCTCGCCGAGGGGATCGCCCCGGACTCGCCGGAGGGCGGACGCGTCCTGGATCTGATCGTCGCCCCGGACACTCCGGCGGAGCGGCGGGCCGAGATCCTGCAAGGGCTGGAGACGTTCACCGACGCGCGGGTGGAGCGCTACTGGCGTCTCGTCGGGATCATCAACGCGTATCCGCCGTTCCCCTCCGCGGTACCCGGTTTCGAGTGGCTCATCGCCGCCCTCGGGGCGCACCCGCGCGCTTGA
- a CDS encoding vitamin B12-dependent ribonucleotide reductase produces the protein MTETVSGSTARRGKGRKGLKIGRVFTTPGVHPYDAITWERRDVVMTNWRDGSINFEQRGVEFPDFWSVNAANIVTSKYFRGAVGTPQRERSLRQLVDRVVNVYTETGRANGYFATDEDAEIFDHELKHALVHQVFSFNSPVWFNVGTKSPQQVSACFILSVDDTMESILEWYKEEGTIFKGGSGAGLNLSRIRSSKELLSSGGTASGPVSFMRGADASAGTIKSGGATRRAAKMVVLDVDHPDVAEFIETKAREENKIRALRDAGFDMDLGGKDITSVQYQNANNSVRVSEEFMRAVESGGDFGLRARLNGEVIETVKAKDLFRLMAKAAWDCADPGIQYDDTINDWHTTPETGRITASNPCSEYMSLDNSSCNLASINLLKFLRPDNTFDVERFTRLTELIITAMDISITFADFPTEKIGETTRAYRQLGIGYANLGALLMATGHAYDSEGGRGLAAAITSLMTGVAYRRSAELAGVVGPYEGYARNADAHKRVMRKHAAANDEIRPLDAMDKSVHVAATRQWAECLKTGEKNGYRNAQASLLAPTGTIGLMMDCDTTGIEPDLALKKFKKLVGGGSMEIVNLTVPRALRQLGYQEERVEAIVEYIAEHGHVVNAPGLRPEHYDVFDCAMGERAISPMGHVRMMAAVQPFLSGAISKTVNMPEQATVEDIEKVYFEGWKLGLKALAIYRDNCKVGQPLSVAKTRAEEKAEPSAAVAPAEVRPVRRRLPKQRPATVTRFSVAGAEGYMTASSYPDDGLGEVFLKLGKQGSTLAGVMDAFSMAISISLQYGVPLETWVDKFTNMRFEPAGVTDDPDIRMATSVMDYIFRRLALDHLPFEHRAELGILTAQERAMQANGEDPASLHAEEEVARETLAQTAEITRPAARQSEPAPAAPPAPTGASGVNGTAVDVMESHQGRTAEDAPLCMTCGTKMRPAGSCYVCEGCGSTSGCS, from the coding sequence ATGACCGAAACGGTGAGCGGCTCGACGGCCAGGCGCGGCAAGGGCCGCAAGGGGCTGAAGATCGGCCGGGTCTTCACCACGCCGGGCGTGCATCCGTACGACGCGATCACCTGGGAGCGTCGTGACGTCGTCATGACCAACTGGCGCGACGGATCGATCAACTTCGAGCAGCGCGGGGTGGAGTTCCCCGACTTCTGGTCGGTGAACGCCGCCAACATCGTGACGTCGAAGTACTTCCGCGGCGCCGTGGGCACCCCGCAGCGCGAGCGGAGCCTGCGGCAACTGGTCGACCGGGTGGTGAACGTCTACACCGAGACCGGCCGGGCCAACGGCTACTTCGCCACCGACGAGGACGCCGAGATCTTCGACCACGAGTTGAAGCACGCCCTGGTCCACCAGGTGTTCAGCTTCAACTCGCCCGTCTGGTTCAACGTCGGCACCAAGTCGCCGCAGCAGGTCAGCGCCTGTTTCATCCTCTCCGTGGACGACACCATGGAGTCGATCCTGGAGTGGTACAAGGAGGAGGGGACGATCTTCAAGGGCGGGTCGGGCGCCGGCCTGAACCTGTCGCGGATCCGTTCCAGCAAGGAGCTGCTGTCCTCCGGCGGCACCGCCAGCGGGCCCGTGTCGTTCATGCGCGGCGCCGACGCCTCGGCGGGCACCATCAAGTCGGGGGGCGCCACCCGCCGGGCCGCCAAGATGGTCGTGCTGGACGTGGACCATCCCGACGTCGCCGAGTTCATCGAGACCAAGGCGCGCGAGGAGAACAAGATCCGCGCGCTGCGGGACGCCGGCTTCGACATGGACCTGGGCGGCAAGGACATCACCAGCGTCCAGTACCAGAACGCCAACAACTCGGTGCGGGTCTCCGAGGAGTTCATGCGGGCGGTGGAGTCCGGCGGCGACTTCGGGCTGCGCGCCCGGCTGAACGGCGAGGTCATCGAGACCGTCAAGGCCAAGGACCTGTTCCGGCTGATGGCCAAGGCCGCCTGGGACTGCGCCGACCCGGGCATCCAGTACGACGACACGATCAACGACTGGCACACCACCCCGGAGACCGGGCGGATCACCGCCAGCAACCCGTGCTCGGAGTACATGAGCCTGGACAACTCCTCCTGCAACCTGGCCAGCATCAACCTGCTGAAGTTCCTGCGCCCCGACAACACGTTCGACGTGGAACGCTTCACGAGGCTGACCGAGCTGATCATCACCGCGATGGACATCTCGATCACGTTCGCGGACTTCCCCACCGAGAAGATCGGCGAGACCACCCGGGCCTACCGGCAGCTCGGCATCGGGTACGCCAACCTGGGCGCGCTGCTGATGGCCACCGGGCACGCCTACGACTCCGAGGGCGGCCGGGGACTGGCCGCCGCGATCACCTCGCTGATGACGGGCGTGGCGTACCGCCGGTCCGCCGAGCTGGCCGGGGTGGTCGGCCCGTACGAGGGGTACGCCCGCAACGCCGACGCGCACAAGCGGGTGATGCGCAAGCACGCCGCCGCCAACGACGAGATCCGGCCGCTGGACGCCATGGACAAGTCCGTGCACGTCGCCGCCACGCGCCAGTGGGCCGAGTGCCTCAAGACCGGTGAGAAGAACGGCTACCGCAACGCGCAGGCGTCGCTGCTGGCCCCCACCGGCACCATCGGCCTGATGATGGACTGCGACACCACCGGCATCGAGCCCGACCTGGCCCTGAAGAAGTTCAAGAAGCTGGTCGGCGGCGGCTCCATGGAGATCGTCAACCTCACCGTGCCGCGGGCGCTGCGCCAGCTCGGCTATCAGGAGGAGCGGGTCGAGGCGATCGTCGAGTACATCGCCGAGCACGGCCACGTGGTCAACGCGCCCGGCCTGCGCCCCGAGCACTACGACGTGTTCGACTGCGCGATGGGCGAGCGGGCGATCAGCCCGATGGGCCACGTCCGGATGATGGCGGCCGTGCAGCCGTTCCTGTCCGGCGCGATCAGCAAGACGGTCAACATGCCGGAGCAGGCCACCGTCGAGGACATCGAGAAGGTGTACTTCGAGGGCTGGAAGCTGGGCCTCAAGGCGCTGGCGATCTACCGCGACAACTGCAAGGTGGGCCAGCCGCTGTCGGTCGCCAAGACCAGGGCCGAGGAGAAGGCCGAGCCGTCGGCGGCCGTCGCCCCCGCCGAGGTCCGCCCGGTCCGCCGCCGGCTGCCCAAGCAGCGCCCGGCGACCGTGACCCGGTTCTCGGTGGCCGGCGCCGAGGGGTACATGACCGCCTCGTCCTACCCGGACGACGGCCTCGGCGAGGTGTTCCTCAAGCTGGGCAAGCAGGGCTCGACCCTGGCCGGGGTGATGGACGCGTTCTCCATGGCCATCTCCATCAGCCTCCAGTACGGGGTGCCGCTGGAGACCTGGGTGGACAAGTTCACCAACATGCGGTTCGAGCCGGCGGGTGTCACCGACGACCCGGACATCCGGATGGCCACCTCGGTGATGGACTACATCTTCCGCCGGCTGGCCCTGGACCACCTGCCGTTCGAGCACCGGGCCGAGCTGGGCATCCTCACCGCCCAGGAGCGGGCCATGCAGGCCAACGGGGAGGACCCGGCCAGCCTGCACGCCGAGGAGGAGGTCGCCCGCGAGACCCTCGCCCAGACCGCCGAGATCACCCGCCCGGCGGCCCGCCAGAGCGAGCCCGCCCCGGCCGCCCCGCCGGCGCCGACGGGTGCGAGCGGTGTGAACGGCACGGCGGTCGACGTCATGGAGAGCCACCAGGGCCGCACCGCGGAGGACGCCCCGCTGTGCATGACCTGCGGCACCAAGATGCGCCCGGCGGGAAGCTGCTACGTCTGCGAGGGCTGCGGCTCCACCAGCGGCTGTAGCTGA
- a CDS encoding LysM peptidoglycan-binding domain-containing protein codes for MLALVVMMLGAFWLGTERGARAGGEGGGAVETVVVGRGETLWEIASRLRPRDDPRRVVGEIGELNGLRGSIVQPGQRLRVPRS; via the coding sequence GTGCTCGCCCTCGTCGTGATGATGCTGGGGGCCTTCTGGCTCGGTACGGAGCGGGGGGCTCGGGCCGGGGGAGAGGGGGGCGGGGCGGTGGAGACGGTGGTGGTCGGGCGCGGTGAGACGCTGTGGGAGATCGCGTCCAGGCTTCGGCCCCGGGACGATCCGCGACGGGTGGTGGGGGAGATCGGGGAGCTCAACGGGCTCCGTGGATCGATCGTTCAGCCAGGTCAGCGGTTGCGGGTTCCGCGGAGTTGA
- a CDS encoding DUF11 domain-containing protein, translated as MRRFIVPAVAAVAVFGAVTPSYAGTLPAQGEAGNDLVASSTGTKEVRPGGTLSFTGSIKNAGPGAQPNASASIFVSGVRNLQAPGCTVLPSKPGDQGLAATCALGTLAVGQSKTVRWTATVAPGTKDQALLSVLGAEPVEGDANPNNNGSVHTVKIVYGADLATALSGPKVVMPKRPVAYKATVRNGGPTAAKGVKVTFTVPKNLSRAWARGCVNTPGKAICTVGDLNVGASRTVSLTGIAAAPVGKQINVAATAAARSPYDPRTGNNTARTRTTVRKLNADVRVAGGAVGTFRAGGTGVYRLTVGNAGPFAARNVLVTGALPKGLTLAGVKGCAKAGNGIRCTLPNLAAGASKTIEVTVRIARNVRGPVVFKVSAKSATPDWVMGNNTRSVRKVVLAP; from the coding sequence TTGAGACGCTTCATCGTGCCCGCCGTGGCGGCAGTGGCCGTGTTCGGCGCGGTGACCCCGTCGTACGCAGGAACGCTTCCCGCACAGGGCGAGGCGGGGAACGACCTCGTCGCCTCCAGCACGGGAACCAAGGAGGTGAGGCCGGGCGGCACCCTCTCGTTCACGGGGTCCATCAAGAACGCGGGGCCCGGCGCACAGCCGAACGCGTCCGCGTCGATCTTTGTCAGCGGAGTGCGCAATCTCCAGGCGCCCGGCTGCACGGTCCTGCCCTCCAAGCCCGGTGACCAGGGTCTCGCGGCCACGTGCGCGCTCGGCACGCTGGCCGTGGGCCAGTCGAAGACCGTGCGTTGGACCGCCACGGTGGCGCCCGGCACCAAGGACCAGGCGCTGCTGTCCGTTCTCGGCGCCGAGCCGGTGGAGGGCGACGCGAACCCGAACAACAACGGCAGCGTTCACACCGTCAAGATCGTTTATGGTGCCGACCTCGCGACCGCCCTCAGCGGCCCCAAGGTCGTCATGCCCAAGCGCCCCGTCGCGTACAAGGCCACCGTCCGGAACGGCGGCCCCACGGCGGCCAAGGGCGTCAAGGTCACCTTCACCGTGCCGAAGAACCTCAGCCGGGCCTGGGCGCGCGGCTGCGTCAACACCCCCGGCAAGGCCATCTGCACCGTCGGCGACCTCAACGTCGGGGCGAGCAGGACGGTGTCGCTGACCGGCATCGCCGCCGCCCCGGTCGGCAAGCAGATCAACGTCGCGGCGACCGCCGCGGCGAGGTCCCCGTACGACCCGCGGACCGGTAACAACACCGCCCGCACGCGGACCACCGTCCGCAAGCTCAACGCCGACGTGCGCGTGGCCGGCGGCGCGGTGGGCACCTTCCGTGCCGGCGGCACGGGCGTCTACCGCCTCACGGTCGGCAACGCGGGGCCGTTCGCGGCCCGCAACGTGCTGGTGACCGGCGCCCTTCCCAAGGGCCTGACCCTCGCCGGGGTCAAGGGCTGCGCCAAGGCCGGCAACGGCATCCGCTGCACCCTTCCCAACCTGGCGGCGGGCGCGTCCAAGACCATCGAGGTCACCGTCCGCATCGCGCGCAACGTGCGCGGTCCGGTCGTGTTCAAGGTGTCGGCCAAGTCCGCCACCCCGGACTGGGTCATGGGCAACAACACCCGCTCCGTGCGGAAGGTCGTGCTGGCCCCCTGA